In Porphyromonas cangingivalis, a genomic segment contains:
- the mutA gene encoding methylmalonyl-CoA mutase small subunit, translating to MNMENEKLFAVFPPVSTQEWMDKINADLKGADFEKKLVWKTTEGFKVNPFYRREDIADLKSKDTLPGEFPYIRGIKASNEWYVRQDLSITDLTEANAKMKKALACGTTSFGLHLKHAHISKESLLTLLDGIDVTAVELNFYSCRSVVVKLAGMVVETLSEKTKDLDKCVGSIGFEVFKKQMLKGVATDEWIRIAQDLIVATAPLKQYTCINIKGVDMANAGAYIHQELGYSLAAGADVIVTLVEQCGLSVDEVARKIRFDLGIGSNYFMEIAKFRAARWLWALIAKNNGASDQTSRLIINAETNRWNKTVYDAYVNLLRTQTEAMSAAIAGVHSLNVLPFDIVYKDADEFSERIARNQQLLLKEESHFDKVVDPSGGSYYIEHLTDAIAHQAWKLFLEVEDNGGFAAMADKGIIQEAINKSNTERHKAVATRREALLGTNIFPNFNETANDRLATSDGRHSCGCEKMASVTPLDLSRGASDFEALRLSTEAATKRPKVFMLTIGNLAMRLARSQFSSNFFACAGYEVIDNLGFKTVQEGVDAAMAAGADIITLCSSDDEYAEFGPQAFDIIAGRVPLVIAGAPACMEELQSKGIEHFIHVKVNVLETLTKFQQLLNIKG from the coding sequence ATGAATATGGAAAACGAGAAATTATTTGCTGTATTCCCTCCGGTCTCTACCCAAGAATGGATGGACAAGATCAATGCGGACCTGAAAGGAGCCGACTTTGAGAAAAAACTTGTCTGGAAGACGACCGAGGGGTTCAAAGTCAATCCCTTCTACCGAAGAGAGGATATCGCAGACCTCAAGTCCAAGGACACCTTGCCGGGAGAGTTTCCTTATATAAGGGGGATCAAGGCAAGCAACGAATGGTACGTGAGACAAGATCTTTCGATCACTGACCTCACTGAGGCCAACGCAAAGATGAAAAAGGCACTGGCTTGTGGCACAACCTCCTTCGGCCTCCACCTGAAACATGCACATATATCTAAAGAGTCTCTTCTCACCCTGCTTGATGGGATAGATGTCACGGCAGTGGAGCTCAACTTTTACTCTTGTCGTTCGGTCGTCGTCAAGCTCGCAGGCATGGTCGTAGAGACCCTGTCAGAGAAGACAAAAGACCTTGACAAATGCGTGGGTTCAATAGGCTTTGAGGTATTCAAAAAACAAATGTTGAAGGGCGTGGCGACAGACGAGTGGATCCGGATAGCCCAAGACTTGATCGTCGCAACAGCCCCTCTCAAACAATATACTTGTATCAACATCAAAGGGGTAGACATGGCTAACGCCGGGGCTTACATCCACCAAGAACTTGGCTACAGCCTTGCTGCAGGTGCTGATGTGATCGTCACCCTCGTGGAGCAATGCGGACTGTCTGTCGATGAAGTGGCTCGTAAGATCAGGTTTGACCTCGGTATCGGATCGAACTACTTCATGGAAATCGCTAAGTTCAGAGCCGCTCGCTGGCTGTGGGCACTTATCGCAAAGAACAATGGCGCATCCGATCAAACATCAAGGCTCATCATCAATGCGGAGACCAACAGATGGAACAAGACCGTCTACGATGCTTATGTCAATCTCCTCCGTACTCAGACCGAAGCCATGTCTGCAGCCATAGCAGGGGTGCACTCGTTGAATGTCTTGCCTTTCGATATTGTCTACAAGGATGCAGATGAGTTCTCTGAGCGCATCGCTCGCAACCAACAGCTCCTCCTCAAAGAGGAGTCACACTTCGACAAAGTAGTGGATCCTTCCGGTGGTTCGTACTACATAGAACATCTCACCGATGCCATAGCTCATCAAGCATGGAAGCTCTTCCTCGAAGTCGAAGACAACGGAGGCTTTGCGGCAATGGCGGACAAGGGCATCATCCAGGAGGCAATCAATAAGTCCAACACAGAGAGACACAAGGCTGTGGCGACGAGAAGAGAAGCCCTCCTCGGCACAAATATCTTCCCCAACTTCAACGAGACGGCAAACGACAGACTTGCGACATCGGATGGCAGGCACTCTTGTGGGTGTGAAAAGATGGCAAGTGTCACACCACTCGACTTGAGCCGTGGGGCTTCGGACTTTGAGGCACTCAGACTCTCTACAGAAGCTGCGACGAAGCGTCCTAAGGTATTTATGCTGACGATCGGTAATCTGGCAATGAGACTTGCAAGGTCACAGTTCTCATCCAACTTCTTCGCTTGTGCAGGCTACGAAGTCATCGATAACCTCGGCTTCAAGACTGTACAAGAGGGCGTGGATGCAGCAATGGCAGCCGGCGCAGACATCATCACGCTGTGTTCGTCAGATGATGAATATGCGGAGTTCGGTCCACAAGCCTTCGACATCATCGCAGGAAGAGTGCCTCTCGTCATCGCCGGAGCACCAGCTTGTATGGAAGAGCTTCAATCCAAAGGCATCGAACACTTCATCCATGTGAAAGTTAATGTCCTTGAAACATTGACCAAGTTTCAACAACTTCTCAATATCAAGGGCTGA